In one Mucilaginibacter sp. PAMB04168 genomic region, the following are encoded:
- a CDS encoding DUF4199 domain-containing protein: MKKNIWIFGLFSGLIVAIFMVVSTALCYNDPNFESSMLVGYAGMLLAFSFVFVGIKNYRDKFNNGAVSFVQALKIGGLIMLIASTFYVVVWLFDYYLFVPDFMDRYTAHVITQAKAEGDSPAEISKQVAELANYKEMYSSPIGVILLTYMEILPVGIIVTLISALILKRKSNAGETAIAA; the protein is encoded by the coding sequence ATGAAAAAGAACATCTGGATCTTCGGCCTTTTCTCCGGTTTAATCGTAGCCATTTTTATGGTGGTATCTACAGCACTTTGCTACAACGACCCCAATTTTGAAAGCAGTATGCTGGTGGGCTACGCAGGTATGCTGCTGGCCTTCTCCTTTGTATTTGTAGGCATTAAAAACTATCGCGATAAGTTTAACAATGGTGCGGTAAGTTTTGTACAGGCGTTAAAAATCGGAGGTTTAATTATGCTCATTGCCTCTACCTTTTATGTGGTGGTATGGCTGTTTGATTATTACTTGTTCGTGCCAGATTTTATGGACAGGTACACTGCCCATGTAATTACCCAGGCAAAAGCCGAAGGCGACAGCCCGGCTGAAATCAGCAAACAGGTTGCAGAATTAGCCAACTATAAAGAAATGTATAGTAGCCCCATCGGCGTAATACTGCTTACTTATATGGAAATATTGCCCGTAGGTATCATTGTAACACTCATTAGCGCACTAATCTTAAAACGCAAGTCAAACGCAGGCGAAACGGCAATTGCCGCTTAG
- a CDS encoding lysylphosphatidylglycerol synthase domain-containing protein has protein sequence MTGTAKKWISWLVKAIVLILAFVFIYRRLNHNNELKHFQELITQVNRAKAIIIVSLVVLLMLVNWLLEAMKWRYLTAKWSPITLWQSIESVFCGLTWAIFTPNRLGEYGGRVMFLPPRRRLHGVFAMAVGSFGQNVVTSVMGASSLLWFVYYFLNVNKWLFVGLLSTGIGYMLMMLIFYFNVRWLVFLLNSVPFLKKYHRFFDVMKRYHFAELFRIMGYCVARFAVFSLQYYLIIHLLLPEIPMVKMMLLVFVFFFIQSALPTIDVVDIGIRSATADKLFEYVTHQHIVVIAAVALIWFTNLIVPAILGSVFVLKVKFFDNNI, from the coding sequence TTGACCGGTACTGCAAAAAAATGGATTTCCTGGTTAGTTAAGGCCATCGTGCTGATACTGGCTTTTGTATTTATTTACCGCCGGCTAAACCATAATAACGAACTCAAACATTTTCAGGAATTAATAACGCAAGTAAACCGGGCTAAAGCCATCATAATTGTATCGCTGGTGGTATTGCTAATGCTGGTTAATTGGCTGCTGGAGGCTATGAAATGGCGCTACCTTACCGCTAAGTGGTCGCCTATTACGCTATGGCAATCTATAGAGTCGGTTTTTTGTGGACTAACCTGGGCCATATTCACACCTAATCGCCTGGGCGAATATGGCGGACGGGTAATGTTTTTACCCCCTCGCCGGCGTTTGCATGGTGTGTTTGCTATGGCGGTAGGCTCTTTTGGTCAAAACGTAGTTACCAGTGTAATGGGGGCAAGCTCCCTGCTTTGGTTTGTATATTATTTTTTAAATGTAAACAAATGGCTGTTTGTAGGTTTGCTGAGCACAGGCATTGGTTACATGCTTATGATGCTAATTTTTTACTTTAACGTACGCTGGCTGGTATTCTTGCTCAATAGTGTTCCATTCCTTAAAAAGTATCATCGCTTTTTTGATGTAATGAAAAGGTATCATTTTGCGGAGCTATTCCGTATTATGGGATATTGTGTAGCAAGGTTTGCAGTTTTTTCATTACAATATTACCTCATCATTCATTTGCTGTTACCTGAAATACCCATGGTGAAAATGATGCTGCTGGTGTTTGTATTCTTTTTTATTCAGTCGGCCTTGCCTACTATTGATGTGGTTGATATTGGCATACGTAGCGCCACGGCCGATAAATTGTTTGAGTACGTTACCCACCAGCATATAGTGGTGATTGCGGCAGTGGCATTAATTTGGTTTACTAATTTGATTGTACCGGCTATTTTAGGATCGGTGTTTGTTTTAAAAGTTAAGTTCTTTGATAATAATATATAG
- a CDS encoding ABC transporter permease — protein MSTLTPAQRTWKIFKRNKWALAGLAIIIVAVFTALTGYLIMPDDSPNANNMSLPLSLKKPGATFTLLQLPKPEKVEEVNLFTRMLSGQPSLYQEIPITNYRLKGDSVIVDQYLSDEDKPERRSYPLPPNVVKLDAAKRLSAFEKGNITTRTFWLGSDHYGRDMLSRVILGARVSLAVGLMAVLISLFIGVTIGALAGYYGGWIDAALSWLMNILWSLPALLLVIALSFALGKGLWQIFIAVGLSMWVEAARLVRGQVISLKQAEFIEAARALGYTNGRIIARHILPNMAGPVLVIAASNFASAILLEAGLSFLGFGAQPPVPTWGGMIREYYGYIIMNAAYLAILPGLAIMLMVYAFNLVTTGLRDAFDIKSQNIRL, from the coding sequence TTGAGTACGCTTACCCCTGCACAACGTACCTGGAAAATTTTTAAACGCAATAAATGGGCGTTGGCCGGTTTGGCCATCATTATAGTGGCTGTATTCACTGCCCTAACGGGTTATTTAATTATGCCCGATGATAGCCCCAATGCCAACAATATGTCGCTGCCTTTAAGTTTGAAAAAGCCGGGAGCCACGTTTACACTACTACAGCTGCCTAAGCCCGAAAAAGTAGAAGAAGTTAACTTGTTTACCCGTATGCTTTCTGGGCAGCCTTCGCTATACCAGGAAATACCAATCACCAACTACCGGCTCAAGGGAGACTCTGTAATAGTTGACCAATACCTGAGCGACGAAGACAAGCCCGAGCGGCGGTCATACCCATTACCTCCAAACGTTGTAAAGCTTGATGCGGCAAAAAGGTTAAGTGCATTTGAAAAGGGGAACATTACTACCCGAACGTTCTGGCTGGGCAGCGATCATTATGGACGCGATATGCTAAGCCGGGTTATACTTGGTGCACGTGTATCATTAGCCGTGGGTTTAATGGCCGTTTTAATCAGCTTGTTTATTGGTGTTACCATAGGTGCGTTAGCAGGCTACTACGGCGGCTGGATTGATGCTGCATTGAGCTGGTTAATGAATATCTTATGGTCATTACCGGCCTTATTGCTGGTTATTGCCCTGTCGTTTGCGTTGGGCAAGGGCTTATGGCAAATATTTATTGCCGTAGGTCTTTCTATGTGGGTAGAGGCTGCACGCCTGGTACGCGGGCAGGTCATCAGCTTAAAGCAGGCCGAGTTTATTGAGGCCGCACGCGCTTTAGGCTATACCAACGGGCGTATTATTGCAAGGCATATATTACCCAATATGGCGGGACCTGTATTGGTTATTGCCGCATCCAACTTTGCATCAGCTATATTGCTTGAAGCCGGGTTAAGCTTTTTAGGTTTTGGCGCACAGCCGCCGGTGCCCACCTGGGGTGGTATGATACGCGAATATTACGGTTATATTATTATGAACGCAGCCTACTTAGCTATTTTACCCGGACTGGCTATTATGCTGATGGTATATGCCTTTAACCTGGTTACTACCGGCCTGCGAGATGCTTTTGATATAAAATCACAAAACATAAGATTGTAA
- a CDS encoding metallophosphoesterase, translated as MKRIAFITDIHMNEELIPNVDAAVQWEKILADVASQNIDELVFGGDIGHFSAYPWFFDTLKNTPPDFKLLIGNHDTYTEAVRHYSNPYLGNHQELYYAYEGEHHRYIVLDSSQGCVSDNQLQWLAGRLQTDKDVVLFIHHPVFSVNTPVDREFPLTNREQVQDILQQSGKTIHIFCGHYHLPDEQQHGRINQSITPAASYQIKKEAQDIQPYADYFAYRIIVVLETKITSELIFLSN; from the coding sequence ATGAAAAGGATTGCCTTTATAACAGACATTCACATGAACGAAGAATTGATCCCGAACGTTGATGCCGCGGTACAGTGGGAGAAGATATTGGCAGACGTAGCTTCCCAAAACATAGATGAACTGGTTTTTGGCGGCGATATTGGTCACTTTAGCGCCTATCCGTGGTTTTTTGATACGCTGAAAAATACTCCTCCCGACTTTAAGTTGCTGATAGGTAATCATGACACTTACACAGAGGCCGTTAGGCACTACAGCAATCCGTATCTGGGCAACCATCAGGAGCTGTACTATGCCTATGAAGGCGAACACCACAGGTACATTGTACTGGATTCATCGCAGGGGTGTGTAAGCGACAATCAACTGCAATGGCTTGCAGGGCGACTGCAGACCGATAAAGACGTTGTACTGTTTATTCATCACCCCGTGTTTAGTGTGAACACCCCGGTAGACCGGGAATTTCCGCTAACTAACAGGGAGCAGGTACAGGACATACTCCAACAAAGCGGTAAAACTATACACATCTTTTGCGGTCATTATCACCTGCCCGATGAGCAGCAGCACGGTCGCATTAACCAAAGCATAACACCCGCCGCCTCTTACCAAATAAAAAAAGAGGCGCAGGATATACAACCCTACGCCGATTACTTTGCTTACCGCATCATTGTCGTTCTAGAAACCAAGATCACTTCAGAACTCATCTTCCTATCTAATTAA
- a CDS encoding GNAT family N-acetyltransferase, with translation MSITYQFDVLPNTEAIIDLYNSSTIVRPTNDKDRISNMYANSNLVATAWHDDLLVGVARSLTDFSYSCYLSDLAVRKEYQHQGIGKQLVWLTKQKLGDQCMLLLLAAPAAIEYYPKIGMDKVDSGFIIKREQ, from the coding sequence ATGAGCATCACTTACCAATTTGACGTTTTACCCAACACCGAAGCAATTATTGACCTGTACAATAGCTCAACTATAGTACGGCCAACCAATGATAAAGACCGCATAAGTAATATGTACGCTAACTCTAATCTGGTTGCCACTGCCTGGCATGACGACCTGCTGGTAGGTGTAGCCCGTTCGTTAACTGATTTTAGCTATAGCTGTTACCTATCTGATTTAGCCGTGCGAAAGGAATACCAGCACCAGGGGATAGGGAAGCAACTGGTCTGGCTTACCAAGCAAAAGTTGGGTGATCAGTGTATGTTGCTGCTGTTGGCCGCACCTGCTGCTATAGAGTATTATCCTAAAATAGGTATGGATAAAGTGGATAGTGGGTTTATTATTAAACGCGAGCAATAA
- a CDS encoding LuxR C-terminal-related transcriptional regulator → MTFTFLNKYRQTLLYGASLAVLLFVLKWLELRLLIIHHSFELYAGGIALLFTGLGIWLALKLARPKVETMVVEKEIYVSPATPFVLNQNALNELNLSRRELDVLELMAGGLSNQEIAERLFVSLNTIKTHSARVFEKLEVKRRTQAVEKARRISLIP, encoded by the coding sequence ATGACGTTTACTTTCCTGAACAAGTATAGACAAACACTGCTGTACGGCGCATCGCTGGCGGTGCTGCTGTTTGTGCTTAAATGGCTGGAATTACGTTTGCTTATCATCCACCACTCTTTTGAGCTTTATGCCGGTGGCATTGCACTGCTGTTTACAGGTTTGGGCATCTGGCTGGCTTTAAAACTGGCCCGGCCTAAGGTAGAAACCATGGTGGTAGAGAAAGAGATTTATGTAAGCCCTGCTACCCCATTTGTTTTAAATCAAAACGCCCTTAACGAACTTAACCTGAGCCGCCGCGAGCTGGATGTGTTGGAGCTGATGGCCGGGGGGCTAAGTAACCAGGAGATTGCCGAGCGCTTATTCGTATCACTCAATACTATTAAAACGCATTCGGCCCGGGTGTTTGAAAAGCTGGAAGTGAAGCGCCGTACCCAGGCTGTGGAAAAAGCCAGGCGTATTAGCTTAATACCCTAA
- a CDS encoding YifB family Mg chelatase-like AAA ATPase, with protein sequence MLVKTFGSAVYGIQATTITVEVNIAAGTKYFIVGLPDVAIKESYFRIESALKNCNYKMPRQQVVVNMAPADIRKEGSAYDLTIATGILAASGQMQAEGLEKYLIMGELSLDGGLQPIRGALPIAIQARKEGFKGFILPQQNAREAAIVNDLEVYGVESIKQVADFFNGDADLQRTIVNTREEFYDSLCNYASDFSEVKGQENIKRALEIAAAGGHNVILIGPPGAGKTMLAKRMPSIMPPLSLQESLETTKIHSVAGKLAAADALVTTRPFRSPHHTISDVALVGGGGNPQPGEISLAHNGVLFLDELPEFKRSVLEVMRQPLEERRVTISRARFTVDYPSSFMLVASMNPCPCGYYNHPEKECVCPPGAVQKYLSKVSGPLLDRIDLHVEVTPVNFNELTSERIAEKSESIRERVIKAREIQLERFGIKPDLHANAQMSPQMVRDLCKISEAGQMLLKKAMEKLGLSARAYDRILKVARTIADLAGSAEIQMEHLAEAIHFRSLDREGWAGN encoded by the coding sequence TTGTTAGTAAAAACCTTTGGCAGCGCCGTTTATGGTATACAGGCAACTACTATTACCGTAGAGGTGAACATTGCTGCCGGAACCAAATACTTTATTGTGGGCCTGCCCGATGTAGCCATTAAAGAAAGCTATTTCCGCATCGAATCGGCCCTTAAGAATTGCAATTACAAAATGCCACGGCAGCAGGTGGTGGTTAACATGGCCCCTGCCGATATACGTAAAGAAGGCTCTGCATACGATCTAACCATAGCCACCGGCATCCTGGCGGCCAGCGGCCAAATGCAGGCCGAAGGATTGGAAAAGTATCTTATTATGGGTGAACTTTCGCTTGATGGCGGTTTGCAGCCAATCAGGGGAGCACTACCTATTGCCATACAAGCACGTAAAGAAGGGTTTAAGGGCTTTATCCTCCCTCAGCAGAATGCACGTGAAGCGGCCATAGTAAACGACCTTGAAGTTTACGGCGTAGAAAGTATTAAGCAGGTAGCCGACTTTTTTAACGGCGATGCCGACCTTCAACGCACTATTGTAAATACCAGGGAAGAATTTTATGACAGCCTGTGCAATTACGCCAGCGATTTTAGCGAGGTAAAAGGTCAGGAGAATATTAAGCGCGCATTGGAAATTGCTGCTGCAGGTGGTCACAATGTTATATTGATTGGTCCGCCGGGAGCTGGCAAAACTATGTTGGCCAAGCGTATGCCGTCTATTATGCCGCCGCTAAGCTTACAAGAATCGCTCGAGACGACGAAAATCCACTCGGTGGCCGGCAAGCTTGCTGCTGCCGACGCACTGGTAACTACGCGCCCGTTCCGGTCTCCGCATCATACCATTAGCGATGTAGCTTTGGTGGGCGGAGGGGGTAACCCCCAACCGGGCGAAATCTCACTGGCACATAACGGCGTATTGTTTTTAGATGAACTGCCCGAGTTTAAACGCAGTGTGCTGGAAGTAATGCGTCAGCCTTTAGAAGAGCGCCGCGTTACCATCTCCAGGGCACGGTTTACGGTCGATTATCCCTCAAGTTTCATGCTGGTAGCCAGCATGAACCCTTGTCCGTGCGGCTACTACAATCATCCTGAGAAAGAGTGTGTATGCCCGCCGGGCGCGGTACAAAAGTATTTGAGCAAGGTATCGGGCCCTTTGCTTGATCGTATAGACCTGCATGTGGAGGTAACGCCTGTTAACTTTAACGAGCTTACCTCCGAGCGTATTGCCGAAAAAAGTGAGAGCATCCGTGAGCGGGTCATTAAAGCACGAGAAATACAGTTAGAGCGTTTTGGCATCAAACCCGATTTGCATGCTAACGCCCAGATGAGTCCTCAAATGGTGCGCGATTTATGTAAGATAAGCGAGGCCGGCCAAATGCTGCTTAAGAAAGCGATGGAAAAATTGGGCCTGTCTGCAAGGGCTTACGACCGTATTTTGAAAGTGGCCAGAACGATTGCTGATTTGGCCGGAAGTGCGGAAATACAAATGGAACATTTGGCTGAAGCGATACATTTTCGTAGCCTGGACCGCGAAGGTTGGGCCGGTAATTGA
- a CDS encoding glycosyltransferase, which yields MIIIYSSIALLLTGLYLVVLIYLMKGWAALRHPTKKIETALLRTKVTLLIAARNEEENIRLTIEDILAQDYPKHLLEVIIVDDHSTDSTADIIRSYAPHGIKLLQLNEAQKLNSYKKKAIAEAIRLSTGDLMVATDADCRMGAQWLSSVVSYFETQNWVMISSPVNYFQEKSLFERLQTLEFSYLIGIGAAFIGNKRASTCNGANLAYRKDVFYEVGGFKGIDDLASGDDELLLQKVAERYPGRIGFLKQREAIVYTHAKPNLTEFLQQRRRWASKSTKYKDKSVVALAVCIWLFNLSLLVNSLLGFYNVAFWKLFGLQMLLKFVFEAAFLMPIMSFFKRSGLVMLLIILSPIHILYFVYVGLIGNTSKYSWKGRVVK from the coding sequence TTGATAATAATATATAGCTCCATAGCGCTGCTGCTTACCGGTTTGTACCTGGTAGTGCTTATTTACTTAATGAAAGGATGGGCTGCCTTACGGCACCCAACAAAAAAGATTGAGACCGCGTTATTGCGCACTAAAGTAACTTTGTTAATTGCCGCACGCAACGAGGAAGAGAACATACGCCTTACTATTGAGGACATTTTAGCGCAGGATTATCCTAAACACCTGCTAGAGGTTATCATTGTAGACGACCACTCTACCGATAGTACTGCCGATATTATACGCAGCTATGCCCCACATGGAATTAAGTTATTGCAGCTTAATGAGGCTCAAAAGCTAAACTCTTATAAAAAGAAAGCCATTGCCGAAGCCATCCGCCTGTCAACCGGTGATTTGATGGTGGCTACCGATGCCGACTGCCGCATGGGCGCCCAGTGGCTAAGCAGCGTGGTATCCTACTTTGAAACCCAGAACTGGGTAATGATCTCATCACCGGTTAATTACTTTCAGGAAAAATCATTGTTTGAACGGTTGCAAACACTCGAGTTCTCTTACCTTATTGGCATAGGAGCGGCCTTTATTGGCAACAAGCGCGCTTCAACCTGCAATGGCGCTAATTTAGCCTACCGTAAAGACGTGTTTTATGAAGTAGGCGGCTTTAAGGGAATTGACGACCTGGCCAGCGGAGATGACGAGCTACTGCTACAAAAGGTTGCGGAGCGCTATCCCGGCAGAATTGGCTTTTTGAAACAGCGCGAAGCCATTGTTTATACGCACGCAAAGCCTAACCTTACAGAGTTTTTACAGCAGCGCCGCCGCTGGGCTTCTAAATCAACAAAGTATAAAGACAAAAGCGTTGTAGCGCTGGCCGTTTGTATCTGGCTGTTCAATTTGAGCTTACTGGTTAATTCACTATTGGGTTTTTACAATGTTGCGTTCTGGAAACTGTTTGGACTGCAGATGCTGCTTAAATTTGTTTTTGAAGCCGCTTTCCTGATGCCTATCATGTCTTTTTTTAAACGCTCGGGGCTGGTTATGCTGTTAATTATTTTGTCGCCTATACATATTCTGTATTTTGTATATGTAGGATTAATCGGCAACACAAGCAAGTACTCATGGAAGGGCCGTGTTGTAAAATAG
- a CDS encoding OmpA family protein: MKTFKFKTAVVAVALATASLIGSGCNSLTKTQKGAAIGAGAGGTIGALIGKSAGNTALGAIIGGAVGGTAGAFIGRKMDRQAAEIKQTVPGATVERQGEGILVKFDSGILFDVDKTALKSAARTNLQNLATSLTNNPQTNILIVGHTDNTGSASHNQDLSVRRAEAVKAYIVSNGVGSGRLNTQGKGFNEPIADNSTDSGRAQNRRVEVVIVANDQLKQEAKQSAGN; the protein is encoded by the coding sequence ATGAAGACGTTTAAATTTAAAACAGCCGTTGTAGCAGTAGCACTAGCTACTGCCAGTTTAATTGGCTCTGGCTGTAACTCATTAACTAAAACACAAAAAGGTGCTGCGATTGGTGCAGGCGCTGGTGGTACAATAGGTGCTCTGATTGGTAAAAGTGCAGGTAACACCGCGTTAGGTGCTATTATTGGTGGTGCAGTAGGTGGTACTGCAGGTGCTTTTATTGGCCGTAAAATGGACAGGCAAGCTGCTGAAATAAAACAAACTGTACCAGGAGCTACTGTTGAGCGCCAGGGTGAAGGTATATTAGTAAAATTCGATTCAGGTATTTTATTTGATGTGGATAAGACCGCTTTAAAATCAGCTGCGAGAACAAATCTTCAAAACCTGGCTACCTCATTAACCAACAATCCGCAAACCAACATTCTTATTGTAGGTCATACCGATAATACCGGTAGCGCCAGCCATAACCAGGATTTATCGGTTCGTCGTGCAGAGGCGGTTAAAGCTTACATTGTTTCTAATGGCGTGGGTTCAGGCCGTTTGAATACACAGGGTAAAGGTTTTAACGAGCCTATTGCCGATAATTCAACAGATAGCGGTCGGGCGCAAAACCGCCGCGTGGAAGTTGTTATTGTAGCAAACGACCAACTTAAGCAAGAGGCTAAGCAAAGTGCCGGTAACTAA
- a CDS encoding PP2C family protein-serine/threonine phosphatase: MHIIDEGSGEDELIKLLLKRQWELNSLLEVTQAINKNTAAPVLLQMLEVILKNYLQVGKLRFLIEKQGGFVCVSKYGGDFEGVSVLHKACSLLKKVKAPTALKGYTDAVLNSYNYFIPIYHKNKPLAYALIGDFTLSGEMMSNDLNFMQTLINVIVVALENKKLFRERLQAERFQREMELAVEVQNMLIPVKIHKDAAVEASAKYLPHQDIGGDYFDFFRLNEDEFLWCIADVSGKGISAALLMANFQASLRAWATVERDLATVVKRLNDIVIRNTKGERFITLFLAKYNERTRKLCYVNAGHNPTILLNGKTATLLKTGTTMIGVFDELPFVNQGEVTIEPGSLVFNYTDGLMDYELEQDVRWNENKLINFVTENGHLSPDKFNQTLMDHLSRIIKGKRIDDITLLTLRIF; this comes from the coding sequence ATGCATATTATTGACGAGGGTTCAGGCGAAGACGAGTTAATTAAACTATTGCTTAAAAGGCAGTGGGAATTAAATTCGTTACTGGAAGTAACGCAGGCTATCAATAAAAATACGGCTGCACCTGTATTGCTCCAAATGCTTGAAGTTATTTTGAAAAATTACCTTCAGGTAGGGAAGCTCCGGTTTTTAATTGAAAAGCAGGGCGGCTTCGTATGCGTATCTAAATACGGCGGTGATTTTGAGGGGGTTTCGGTTTTACACAAAGCCTGCTCACTGCTTAAAAAAGTAAAGGCACCTACAGCGCTTAAAGGCTACACGGATGCTGTGCTCAATTCCTATAATTACTTCATCCCCATATACCACAAAAATAAACCGCTTGCTTATGCCCTCATCGGCGATTTTACCCTTTCGGGTGAGATGATGAGCAACGATTTGAACTTTATGCAAACGCTTATTAACGTGATTGTGGTAGCGTTAGAGAATAAGAAGCTTTTCAGAGAGCGGCTGCAGGCCGAGCGTTTTCAGCGGGAAATGGAACTGGCCGTTGAGGTACAGAACATGCTTATCCCGGTTAAGATTCACAAGGATGCCGCGGTTGAAGCCAGCGCAAAATACCTGCCTCATCAGGACATCGGCGGCGATTATTTCGACTTTTTCAGGCTTAACGAAGACGAATTTCTGTGGTGCATTGCCGACGTGTCAGGCAAAGGAATTTCGGCTGCCTTGCTTATGGCTAACTTTCAGGCCAGTTTGCGTGCTTGGGCAACGGTAGAGAGGGACCTGGCTACTGTAGTAAAGCGGCTAAATGATATTGTGATAAGGAACACAAAAGGCGAGCGGTTTATTACCCTGTTTTTAGCTAAGTATAACGAGCGTACCCGTAAGCTTTGCTATGTAAACGCTGGTCACAATCCTACTATCTTACTAAACGGAAAAACGGCTACCCTGCTCAAAACAGGCACCACCATGATTGGTGTTTTTGATGAACTGCCCTTTGTGAACCAGGGCGAAGTTACGATTGAGCCGGGCAGCCTGGTATTTAATTATACCGACGGCTTAATGGACTACGAGCTGGAACAAGATGTACGCTGGAACGAAAACAAGCTTATAAATTTTGTTACCGAAAACGGGCACCTCTCGCCAGACAAATTCAATCAAACCCTCATGGATCATCTCAGCCGCATTATCAAAGGCAAACGCATAGATGACATCACCCTGCTCACCCTGCGCATTTTTTAA